In the genome of Fulvivirga maritima, one region contains:
- a CDS encoding tetratricopeptide repeat protein, whose translation MLKTRIILIISAAVLVAIIFTLPKVVVDNDDKAVPNETPAGSSHAEPTPTEIETGDTPHGQAVPEDVQKKIDNLKIDYANSSNIEKSVIFADSLAELYLSINKYDSAAKFVEIIAENIPNEENWERAGSTYYDAFGFAMEPQKRAYLGEKAQEYFLKVMENTPSNLDVKNKLAMTYLSTKPMKGVGMLKEIIEQDPKNEKAMFNLGVLSMQSNQYAKAVEHFSKLVEVYPKNTQAQFFLGVSYLETGNKEKAKEQFELVKTLDDDPEVQATVDSYLEDIR comes from the coding sequence ATGCTAAAGACAAGGATAATTTTAATTATATCTGCTGCCGTTTTGGTGGCCATAATTTTCACACTACCAAAAGTAGTGGTAGACAATGATGACAAAGCCGTGCCTAACGAAACCCCAGCCGGCAGCTCCCACGCCGAACCTACTCCTACAGAAATAGAAACCGGCGACACACCACATGGACAGGCCGTTCCAGAGGATGTGCAGAAAAAAATAGATAATTTAAAGATTGACTACGCAAATAGTAGTAATATTGAAAAAAGTGTTATCTTTGCAGACTCTTTAGCCGAGCTGTATCTGAGCATTAATAAATATGACAGTGCAGCTAAGTTCGTTGAAATAATAGCTGAGAATATTCCAAACGAGGAAAACTGGGAAAGAGCCGGGAGCACATATTATGATGCTTTTGGTTTTGCCATGGAACCTCAAAAACGTGCCTATTTGGGAGAAAAAGCACAAGAATATTTCTTAAAAGTAATGGAAAACACTCCATCTAACTTAGATGTTAAAAATAAGTTAGCCATGACTTATCTTTCTACTAAACCAATGAAAGGAGTTGGTATGTTAAAAGAGATTATTGAACAAGACCCCAAAAACGAAAAGGCCATGTTCAATTTAGGAGTATTATCCATGCAATCTAATCAGTATGCAAAAGCTGTAGAGCATTTTAGCAAACTGGTAGAGGTTTATCCAAAAAATACACAAGCTCAGTTTTTTCTGGGAGTGAGTTATTTGGAAACAGGGAATAAGGAAAAGGCTAAAGAACAATTTGAATTAGTAAAAACACTGGATGATGATCCTGAAGTACAAGCTACTGTGGATTCTTATCTGGAAGATATTAGATAA
- a CDS encoding HU family DNA-binding protein codes for MTKAEVIAEISDKTGIDKSDVSVTVEAFFNIVKNAMSEGNNIYVRGFGSFVNKKRKKKIARNISKNTAIVIDEHYIPSFKPSKVFVEKIKTSDKVKDVNN; via the coding sequence GTGACTAAAGCAGAAGTAATAGCAGAAATATCAGATAAAACAGGAATTGATAAATCCGATGTCTCTGTAACGGTTGAAGCATTTTTTAATATAGTCAAAAATGCCATGTCAGAAGGTAATAACATTTATGTTAGAGGCTTCGGCAGCTTTGTAAATAAGAAACGCAAAAAGAAAATTGCGCGAAACATTTCCAAAAACACAGCTATTGTAATCGACGAGCATTACATACCTAGTTTTAAACCATCTAAAGTTTTTGTAGAAAAAATTAAAACGAGCGATAAAGTAAAAGACGTGAACAACTAG